From a region of the Hemibagrus wyckioides isolate EC202008001 linkage group LG14, SWU_Hwy_1.0, whole genome shotgun sequence genome:
- the kras gene encoding GTPase KRas isoform X1 translates to MTEYKLVVVGAGGVGKSALTIQLIQNHFVDEYDPTIEDSYRKQVVIDGETCLLDILDTAGQEEYSAMRDQYMRTGEGFLCVFAINNTKSFEDIHHYREQIKRVKDSEDVPMVLVGNKCDLPSRTVDTKQAQDLARSYGIPFIETSAKTRQRVEDAFYTLVREIRQYRLKKLSKEEETPRCIKLKKCVVM, encoded by the exons ATGACGGAATATAAGCTGGTGGTGGTCGGAGCTGGAGGCGTTGGAAAAAGTGCTCTCACCATCCAGCTCATCCAGAACCACTTTGTAGATGAATATGACCCTACTATAGAG GACTCGTACAGGAAGCAGGTGGTGATTGATGGAGAGACATGTTTGTTGGACATCCTGGACACAGCAGGTCAGGAGGAGTACAGCGCCATGAGAGATCAGTACATGAGGACAGGGGAGGGCTTCCTCTGTGTCTTTGCCATTAATAACACCAAGTCTTTTGAGGACATTCACCACTACAG AGAGCAGATAAAGAGAGTGAAAGACTCCGAGGATGTTCCCATGGTGCTGGTGGGAAATAAGTGTGACCTGCCATCCCGCACAGTGGATACCAAGCAGGCTCAGGATTTAGCACGTAGCTATGGAATTCCTTTCATCGAGACCTCAGCAAAAACGAGACAG AGAGTGGAGGATGCCTTTTACACTCTGGTCCGGGAGATCAGGCAATACAGACTGAAAAAACTCAGCAAAGAAGAAGAGACGCCAAGGTGCATCAAGCTTAAaaaatgtgttgtgatgtga
- the kras gene encoding GTPase KRas isoform X2 yields the protein MTEYKLVVVGAGGVGKSALTIQLIQNHFVDEYDPTIEDSYRKQVVIDGETCLLDILDTAGQEEYSAMRDQYMRTGEGFLCVFAINNTKSFEDIHHYREQIKRVKDSEDVPMVLVGNKCDLPSRTVDTKQAQDLARSYGIPFIETSAKTRQGVDDAFYTLVREIRKHKEKMSKEGKKKKKKSKTKCILM from the exons ATGACGGAATATAAGCTGGTGGTGGTCGGAGCTGGAGGCGTTGGAAAAAGTGCTCTCACCATCCAGCTCATCCAGAACCACTTTGTAGATGAATATGACCCTACTATAGAG GACTCGTACAGGAAGCAGGTGGTGATTGATGGAGAGACATGTTTGTTGGACATCCTGGACACAGCAGGTCAGGAGGAGTACAGCGCCATGAGAGATCAGTACATGAGGACAGGGGAGGGCTTCCTCTGTGTCTTTGCCATTAATAACACCAAGTCTTTTGAGGACATTCACCACTACAG AGAGCAGATAAAGAGAGTGAAAGACTCCGAGGATGTTCCCATGGTGCTGGTGGGAAATAAGTGTGACCTGCCATCCCGCACAGTGGATACCAAGCAGGCTCAGGATTTAGCACGTAGCTATGGAATTCCTTTCATCGAGACCTCAGCAAAAACGAGACAG ggGGTAGATGATGCCTTTTATACTTTAGTTCGGGAAATCCGGAAGCACAAGGAGAAGATGAGCAAGGAAggcaagaagaaaaagaagaagtccAAGACAAAGTGTATACTAATGTGA
- the kras gene encoding GTPase KRas isoform X4 → MTEYKLVVVGAGGVGKSALTIQLIQNHFVDEYDPTIEDSYRKQVVIDGETCLLDILDTAGQEEYSAMRDQYMRTGEGFLCVFAINNTKSFEDIHHYREQIKRVKDSEDVPMVLVGNKCDLPSRTVDTKQAQDLARSYGIPFIETSAKTRQGWGQRAG, encoded by the exons ATGACGGAATATAAGCTGGTGGTGGTCGGAGCTGGAGGCGTTGGAAAAAGTGCTCTCACCATCCAGCTCATCCAGAACCACTTTGTAGATGAATATGACCCTACTATAGAG GACTCGTACAGGAAGCAGGTGGTGATTGATGGAGAGACATGTTTGTTGGACATCCTGGACACAGCAGGTCAGGAGGAGTACAGCGCCATGAGAGATCAGTACATGAGGACAGGGGAGGGCTTCCTCTGTGTCTTTGCCATTAATAACACCAAGTCTTTTGAGGACATTCACCACTACAG AGAGCAGATAAAGAGAGTGAAAGACTCCGAGGATGTTCCCATGGTGCTGGTGGGAAATAAGTGTGACCTGCCATCCCGCACAGTGGATACCAAGCAGGCTCAGGATTTAGCACGTAGCTATGGAATTCCTTTCATCGAGACCTCAGCAAAAACGAGACAG GGTTGGGGCCAGAGAGCAGGGTaa
- the LOC131364931 gene encoding ras association domain-containing protein 8, translated as MELKVWVDGIQRVVCGVTEATTCQEVVIALAQAIGRTGRYTLIEKWRDSERHLAPHESPVASLNTWGQYAGDVQFILHRTGPSLTERPPSEGPPVSRGPERGLHRQSLPIMAKLRAQGERSLRRREPRRKSLTFTGAPRGLRDILNGTRTGDRDSKRCVVLMNSAPQSLSTSPRLPSSRVEELTRLVRLQRESLTVLERRTEACDTELQAWSQKRPSSEDSWAVMTEEMVRLEQQLCRNQVEVEEEEFWASELQIELESERQLEDRLQEVRTRLRACETELEQRLSRLHGMEAGLEAQRQQEQTRENQLWSEGEVKARLQTVKAELKAQAQHTAQLENSCRAVERSLSQSSKRLQESQFELEQLTKELRQVNLQQFIQQTGTKVTVLPVEPSDVEASVPPVPKEPAMTGSLKRPGPAHSLGVNLRVLHSPITSALNPEGIYV; from the exons ATGGAGCTGAAGGTTTGGGTGGATGGAATCCAGCGAGTGGTCTGTGGAGTCACAGAGGCCACCACCTGTCAGGAAGTGGTCATTGCACTAGCTCAAGCAATAG GTCGCACTGGACGCTACACACTTATCGAGAAATGGAGAGATTCTGAGCGACACTTGGCTCCTCATGAGAGCCCTGTGGCCTCATTAAACACTTGGGGTCAGTATGCTGGTGATGTTCAGTTCATTCTGCACCGTACTGGCCCTTCCCTCACAGAGCGCCCTCCATCTGAGGGGCCCCCTGTCTCCCGGGGCCCTGAGCGTGGCCTGCACCGCCAGAGCCTCCCTATTATGGCTAAGCTCCGAGCCCAGGGTGAGCGATCTCTCCGCCGCCGTGAACCACGCCGCAAATCCCTCACCTTTACTGGGGCGCCACGTGGCCTTAGAGACATACTTAATGGAACCAGAACTGGAGACAGAGACTCCAAGCGCTGTGTTGTTCTGATGAACAGTGCCCCCCAAAGCCTGTCCACATCTCCTAGGCTACCTTCTAGTCGTGTGGAAGAACTGACCCGCCTTGTGAGGCTGCAGAGGGAGTCTCTGACTGTTCTGGAGCGCCGAACAGAGGCATGCGATACAGAGCTGCAGGCATGGAGCCAAAAGAGACCAAGCAGCGAGGACTCCTGGGCAGTCATGACTGAGGAGATGGTGCGGCTAGAGCAGCAGCTGTGTCGGAAccaggtggaggtggaggaggaggagttttGGGCCAGCGAGCTACAGATTGAGCTCGAGAGTGAGAGACAGCTGGAGGACCGGCTACAGGAGGTGCGCACTCGGCTCCGAGCCTGCGAGACTGAGCTGGAGCAGAGGCTGAGCCGTCTGCATGGCATGGAAGCTGGGCTGGAGGCCCAGCGGCAGCAGGAGCAGACAAGGGAAAACCAGCTGTGGAGTGAAGGAGAAGTGAAGGCCAGGCTACAGACGGTGAAGGCTGAACTCAAGGCTCAGGCTCAGCACACAGCACAGCTGGAAAACAGCTGCAGAGCTGTGGAGAGGTCACTGAGTCAGTCTAGTAAGAGACTACAG GAGAGTCAGTTTGAGCTTGAGCAGCTAACTAAAGAGCTGAGGCAGGTGAATCTTCAGCAGTTCATCCAGCAGACTGGCACTAAAGTGACCGTGCTGCCTGTGGAGCCCAGTGACGTGGAGGCCAGCGTCCCCCCTGTGCCTAAGGAACCAG CAATGACTGGTTCGCTGAAGCGCCCAGGCCCGGCTCATTCTTTGGGAGTTAACTTGCGGGTGCTACACAGCCCCATCACCTCAGCCCTCAACCCTGAGGGCATCTATGTCTGA
- the kras gene encoding GTPase KRas isoform X3 produces MTEYKLVVVGAGGVGKSALTIQLIQNHFVDEYDPTIEDSYRKQVVIDGETCLLDILDTAGQEEYSAMRDQYMRTGEGFLCVFAINNTKSFEDIHHYREQIKRVKDSEDVPMVLVGNKCDLPSRTVDTKQAQDLARSYGIPFIETSAKTRQRVEDAFYTLVREIRQYRLKKLSKEEETPRG; encoded by the exons ATGACGGAATATAAGCTGGTGGTGGTCGGAGCTGGAGGCGTTGGAAAAAGTGCTCTCACCATCCAGCTCATCCAGAACCACTTTGTAGATGAATATGACCCTACTATAGAG GACTCGTACAGGAAGCAGGTGGTGATTGATGGAGAGACATGTTTGTTGGACATCCTGGACACAGCAGGTCAGGAGGAGTACAGCGCCATGAGAGATCAGTACATGAGGACAGGGGAGGGCTTCCTCTGTGTCTTTGCCATTAATAACACCAAGTCTTTTGAGGACATTCACCACTACAG AGAGCAGATAAAGAGAGTGAAAGACTCCGAGGATGTTCCCATGGTGCTGGTGGGAAATAAGTGTGACCTGCCATCCCGCACAGTGGATACCAAGCAGGCTCAGGATTTAGCACGTAGCTATGGAATTCCTTTCATCGAGACCTCAGCAAAAACGAGACAG AGAGTGGAGGATGCCTTTTACACTCTGGTCCGGGAGATCAGGCAATACAGACTGAAAAAACTCAGCAAAGAAGAAGAGACGCCAAG ggGGTAG